CCCACGGCGGGACCGCCGACGTGCGCGGCACGGTGACGCCGCCCGCGGTCGCGATCGCCTCGACCAGGCGCCGCTGGGTGACCGGCGCGGCCGTCGGGGCGTGCAGGAACGAGTTCCACAGGTCCTCGCGACGAGCGGCCTCGACCATCGCCGCCGCGAGGTCGGGGACGTAGGTGAAGGAGTGCGGCTGGTCGAGGCTACCCAGGACGCGCATGGTCCTCCCGACGAGCACCGTCGGCACCATCCGCTCGCCGGCGTGGGCGTTGCGCACCAGGGGGCCGTAGAAGTCGGACGCCGCGACACTGACGGTCGGGGTCGCCGACGCCTCGCGCCGGGCGAGCAGGTCGGTGCGCACGCCGAGCTTGCCGCCGGTCGCGGTCCGCGGGGTCTCCTCGGTGATCGGACCATCGACCGGGCCGTGGGAGTAGAGGCTCTCGGGGAAGACGACGACCGCACCGATCCTGCCGGCCGCCTCGAGGACGGCCTCCTCTGCGCGGGGGAGCTCCTCGCGCCAGACGCGGGCGTCGTACGCCGACCCGTGGATGCAGTGGTGCACCGCGGTCGCTCCGGCGAAGGCTCCGGCGAGGGCGTCGGGGCGCGACACATCGACCCTCCGCCGCTCGATCGACGGGTGGTCCGGTCCGCTGCCCGAGCGGGTGAGCAGGCGCACCTGCTGCCCGGCGTCCGCGAGCTGGAGGGCGACGGTGGTGCCGACGGGGCCCGCACCGGTGACGACGTGGACGGTGTTCATGGAATCTCCTCGGAAAAGAGAGAGCGGTGCTCTCGGTATCTCCATGATGCACCCGCGGCCTGCCAAACACAAGAGCGGTGCTCTCGTTCACCATCAGTGCTCTCTGTTGTGCGATGATCAGCGCATGGACGAAGCCGCCTCGACGCCTCGCAGCAGAGCCAGGGAGCAGACGATGCGCGACATCGTCCGGATCGGTCGCGTGCACCTCGCGACCGACGGGGCGGCTGCGCTGTCCCTCCGCGCGGTTGCCCGCGACCTCGGCGTCGTCTCGTCGGCGGTCTACCGCTACGTCGCGAGCCGCGACGAGCTCCTGACGCTCCTGGTGGTGGACGGCTACGACGAGCTCGGCGACGCGGTGGACGCCGCGCTCGCGAAGGTCGACGCCTCCGACCACGCCGAGCGGATGCGGGTGATCGGCCGTGCGGTGCGCGCCTGGGCGCTGGCCGAGCCGGCGACGTACGCCCTGCTCTTCGGAAGCCCGGTGCCGGGCTACGAGGCGCCGGCCGAGCAGACCACCGGACCCGGCACGCGCGTCGTCGGACGGCTCGTGGAGGTGTGGGAGGACGCGTGGCGCGCCGGCGAGGTCGCGGTCGACGACGGTGCGCTTGCGCCGCGACGGTTGTCCCGCGACCTCGCGCGGATCCGGCGCCAGATGGCGATCACCGCGCCGGACGCGCTCATCGCCCGCGGGCTCTTCGGCTGGGCAGCGCTCTTCGGCTGCATCGGCTTCGAGGTCTTCGGGCAGTACGGCGCCGACACGTTCGCCCAGCCGGGTGACCTCTTCGAGCACCACCTCGACGCGCTGGTGGAGGCCGTCGGGCTGGGCTAGTGCTTTCCGGCCCGCCGTGCGCCACACTCGGGCCATGAGGGGTACCCAGGTCGCCAGTGCCGTGTCGTCGTCCCGCCGCCGCGTGTGGCCCGTCGTCGCCGTGGTGGCGACGGTCGTGCTGGGTGCCTGCGTGCTCGCCGCGCTGCAGTCGGGTGGCGGCGTCCGTGGCGGCGTGGTCCTGCTAGCCGGCGTGGTGGGGGCGTCCATCGCAGCGGTGCTGACCTACGCGGTCGTCTCTCCGCTCCCCGGTGCGGACGGCGGTGCCGGGCGGAGTGCCGGCCACTTCATCGGTGGCTTCGGGGGCGGGGGCGGCGACTTCGGTTCTGGCGGCGGCGACTGCGGCTGAGCCTCACCGCGCCAGCGCTCGCGCGACCGACCTCCCGGAGAAGATGCAGCCGCCGAGGAAGGTGCCCTCGAGCGCGTTGTAGCCGTGCACCCCGCCGCCGCCGAAGCCGGCGACCTCGCCCGCGGCGTACAGGCCAGGGACGCGCGAGCCGTCGGCCGCCACGCACTGGCCGTCGAGGTCGGTCTCGAGACCGCCGAGCGTCTTGCGGGACAGGATGTTGAGGCGCACCGCGATGAGCGGGCCGTGGGCCGGGTCGAGGACCTTGTGCGGCTTGGCGACGCGGATCAGCTTGTCCGTGCGGCTGCGGCGGGCGTTGTGGATCGCCATCACCTGCACGTCCTTGGCGAACGGGTTGTCCATCTCGCGGTCGCGCGCCTCGACCTGGGTGCGCAGCTCGTCGGCGTCGAGCTTCGGCCCGCGGGCGAGCTCGTTCATGCCGGTCACGAGCTCGTCCAGGTCGTCGGCCACGACGAAGTCGACGCCGTGCTCCTTGAAGGCCTCGACCGGGCCGGGGGCGCCCTTGGCCAGCCGCGTCCTGGCGAGGAACTTCAGGTCCTTGCCGGTGATGTCGGGGTTCTGCTCGGAGCCGGAGAGGGCGAACTCCTTCTCGATGATCGACTGCGTCAGTACGAACCACGAGTAGTCGTGGCCGGTCGCGAGGATCTGCTTCATCGCACCGATCGAGTCCGCGCCGGGCACGCCCGACATGCCCTCGAGCCGCTTGCCGGTCGCGTCGAACCACATCGACGACGGGCCGGGGAGGATCCGGATGGCGTGGTCGGGCCAGACGGGGTCCCAGTTGTGGATGCCCTCGGTGTAGGCCCACATCCGGTCGCGGTTGACCATCGTCGCGCCCGCGGTCTCGGAGATCGCCTGCATGCGGCCGTCGACGTGGGCAGGCACGCCGGAGATCAGGTGCTCGGGCGCGGCGCCGACGCGATCGGTCGGCCAGCTGCGACGCATCAGCTCGTGGTTGTGGCCGATCCCGCCGCTCGTCACGACGACGGCGGGTGCCCGGTGCTCGAAGTCGCCGACCTCGTCCCGGCTCGACCGCACGCCTCGCTCGGCGTCGTCCTCGGCGAGCAACGCACCGCGTACGCCGAGCACGGCACCGTCCTCGACGACCAGCTCGTCGACGCGGTGGCGGAACGCCAGGCGCACGAGCCCGGCGGCCTCGGCGCGCTCGACCGGCTCGGCGAAGATTCGCACCACCTCCGGGCCGGTGCCCCAGGTGAGGTGGAAGCGGGGCACCGAGTTGCCGTGGCCATTGGCGCGGCCGTCGCCGCGCTCGGCCCACCCGACGAAGGGGAGCGAGCGCAGGCCGAGGGCGCGGATGTAGTCGCGCTTCTCCTCGTGGGCGAAGCGGACGTACGCCTGCGCCCACCGCTGCGGCCAGAAGTCCTCGCCGCGACCGGGGCCGTCGGTGCCGTCGCCGAGCCGGTCGAACTGGGCCGAGCCCTGCCAGTCCTGCCAGGCGAGCTCGGGGGAGTCCCTGATGCCCATCCGGCGCTGCTCGGGACTGTCGACGAAGAGCAGCCCGCCGAGCGACCACCACGCCTGCCCGCCGAGGTTGTGGCGGTTCTCCTGGTCGAGCACCAGGACCCGCTTGCCGGCCAGTGCCAGCTCGTGGGTGGCGACGAGGCCCGCCAGTCCGGCGCCGACGACGATGACGTCGGGGGTGAAGTCCGTGGTCACGACTGCTCCTGCGGGTAGTGGCTGACGATCATCTCGGCGAGCAGGCGCAGCGCCCGCTCGACGGTGCGGCCGGGGGCGGCCGCCGGGTCGGGGTCGAGGGCGGAGAAGGCCAGCCCGTCGAGCATGTTGACGACGATGCTGAGCACCGCCGCGAGGTCACCGGCCGGCAGCCGGTCGCCCCAGAGGTCCGCGGCCACGGCCAGCATCTGCGCCTGCAGTGACTCGCGGGCGGGCAGGAGAGCCGTCCGCAGCTCGGCGTCGGCGCGGGCGGCCACGAGCAGCTCGCGCCAGGTCTGGTTGGCCGGCGAGAGGACGACCGTGCGCAGCTGTGCCAGGACCGCCGCAACGTCGTCGACGGTGTCCACGTCGGACCCGACCGTCGTGCGGAACTCCTCCACGTTGCGCGCCGCGACGTGCTCCGCGGTGGCCACGAGCAGCGCCTGCCGGGTGGGGAAGTGGCGGAAGAGGGCGCCCTGGCTGACGCCGGCCTCTGCGCAGACCGCGGCCGTCGAGGTGGCGGCGTACCCCCGCTCGGCCAGGCACGTCACCGTCGCGTCGAGCAGGGCGGTGATGGTGCCGGCGCGGCGGTCGGCCTGCGTGCGGCGGGGGGAGGACGTCACGCCGACAGTGTTACATAGAAAGTGAGTACTTGCTATCTATTGTGCGGCGGCTGAGGACGTCATGGGAAGTGGTCGCTCGAACGACCAGCTCCCATGACGTCCGCTCGGCTCAGTCCTTGATCTCGCAGATCACGGCGCCGTTGGTGACGGTCGCGCCGACCTCGGCCTGGAGGCCGGTGACGGTGCCGGCGCGGTGGGCCTTCAGCGGCTGCTCCATCTTCATCGCCTCCATGACGACCACGACGTCGCCCTCGGCGACCTCCTGGCCGTCGGTGACGGCGACCTTGACGATGGTGCCCTGCATGGGCGAGGTGACCGCGTCACCGGATGCCGCGGCGCCGGCCTTCTTGCCCGAGCGCTTCGGCTTCTTGGCGCCGGCCGCAGGGCCGCCGGCGGACAGCCCGCCGAGCCCGGCGGGGAGGACGACCTCGAGGCGGCGTCCGCCGACCTCGACGACGACCTTCTGGCGCTCGCCAGCCTCCTCGGCCTCCGCGGAGTCGCCGGAGTAGGGCTCGATCTGGTTGTCGAACTCGGTCTCGATCCACTGCGTGTAGACGGTGAACTCGCCCTCGCCGGACGGCGTCGAGGCGCCGACGTAGGCCGGGTCGGACACGACCGCGCGGTGGAACGGGATCACGGTCGGCATGCCGTCGACGACGAACTCGTCGAGGGCGCGGCGCGAGCGCTCCAGCGCCTGCGTGCGGGTGGTGCCGGTGACGATCAGCTTGGCGATGAGGGAGTCGAACGAGCCCGGGATGGTCTCGCCGTTCTCGTAGCCGCCGTCGAGGCGTACGCCGGGACCGCTGGGCGGCGACCAGGCCGACAGCGTGCCGGGGGCGGGCATGAAGTTGCGCCCGCCGTCCTCGGCGTTGATGCGGAACTCGATCGAGTGGCCGCGGACCTCCGGGTCGCCGTAGCCGAGCTCCTCGCCCGCCGCGATGCGGAACATCTCGCGGACCAGGTCGATGCCGGTGACCTCCTCGGACACGCAGTGCTCGACCTGGAGGCGGGTGTTGACCTCGAGGAAGGAGATGGTGCCGTCCTGCGCCACGAGGAACTCGCAGGTGCCGGCGCCGTAGTAGCCGGCCTCGGTGAGGATCCGCTTGGACGACTCGTAGAGCTCGGTCATCTGCTCGTCGGTGAGGAACGGCGCGGGCGCCTCCTCGACCAGCTTCTGGTTGCGGCGCTGGAGCGAGCAGTCGCGCGTGGAGACCACGACGACGTTGCCGTGCTGGTCGGCCAGGCACTGGGTCTCGACGTGGCGCGGCTTGTCGAGGAACTTCTCCACCAGGCACTCGCCGCGACCGAAGGCGGTCACGGCCTCGCGCACGGCGGACTCGTAGGCGTCGGGGATCTCCTCGAGCGTGCGGGCGACCTTGAGGCCGCGACCGCCACCACCGAAGACGGCCTTGATCGCGACCGGGAGGCCGTTGGCCTTGGCGAACTCGACGACCTCGTCAGCGTCCTTGACCGGGTCCTTGGTGCCCGGGGCCAGGGGGGCGTTCGCCCGGTCGGCGATGTGCTTGGCCTTCGCCTTGTCGCCCAGCGCCTCGATCGCGGCCGGCGGCGGGCCGATCCAGATCAGCCCGGCGTCCATGACGGCCTGGGCGAAGTCGGCGTTCTCGGCGAGGAAGCCGTAGCCGGGGTGGATCGAGTCCGCGCCGGACTTCTCGGCGATCGCGATGATCTTGGCGATGTCGAGGTAGGACTCCGCGGGCGTGGCGCCACCGAGGGAGTGGGCCTCGTCGGCCAGGCGGACGAACAGCGCGTCGCGGTCCGGGTCGGCGTAGACGGCGACGGAGCCGATGCCGGCGTCCTTGCAGGCGCGGATGACGCGGACGGCGATCTCGCCGCGGTTGGCGATGAGGACCTTCTTCAAGCTCACGCGGGGACTCCTGGGTCGGCTGTGCGGTGGACGGGAGGCGTGCCGCTCGGCAGGCTACCGCGAGGCGAGGATGGCGCGACCGACAGCCTGATGCACCGGACGCACGACGCGCGCGTAGGCGATGCCGACTGTGAGCGACGCCACAAGGGCCAGCCACGGGTGGCCGGCGTCCTCGAGGGCCGGGTAGACCTGCCAGTGGGTGAGGTAGATGAACAGGCTGGCGCCCGCCAGGACGCCGGCGGCGCGGGCCACGACCGGCGGCAGCGACACGTGGGGGAGCCACAGCATGAGCAGGAAGCCGCCGAGCACGATCACCTCGCGGTGCGGCTGGCCGAAGAAGCCGACCGTCAGGCCCGCGGCCAGCGCCGTGACGAGCAGGCGCCGACGGGTGTCGCTCGCGCGAGCAGCGACCCAGCCGAGGGCGAAGAAGAACGCCACCACGAGCGTCGTGTAGCGCTCGGTGGCCCCGGCGCGCAGGCCGACGTCGAGGAAGCGCGCAAGGGCGGTGACGGCGAGCACGCCCAGCGCGAAGCCGAAGGGCGTACGCCGCTCGAGGCGGTGCAGCCGGGGCACGCAGGACACCGCGAGCGCGGCGGCGGTGATCCAGACCAGCGACTCCAGGAACCACAGCTGCCACTGGTCGTCCCACTCGGTGCCGTTGACCACCTCGCGCACGAAGAGCGCGGTGGTCAGGTCGTAGGTGCCGAGCAGCAGCGCGACGCCACCGACCCAGATCAGCGACGGGACCACGAGCTGGGCCAGGCCCGACAGGCCGTGGCGCAACCGGTCGCGCGCACCCCCTGCTCCGGAGAGCTGGAAGCGGGCGAAGTTGAAGCCGGCCAGCGCGAGCAGCAGGTGCGCTCCGCCCTCGAGGCCGACCAGGTCGACGTGGCTCGCGACGACGAAGACGATCGCCAGCGCGCGGAGTGCGACCGTGGTGTCGAGGCGCGCCCACCGGCGTGGACGGGCCTCGTCGTCCGTCCCGGTCGCGGCCAGGGCCAGCTCCTCCAGCTCGGCCAGGGGGCGGGTGTGCCACCCCGGGGGCAGGCCGTGGGGGAAGTGGTCGGCGAGCCGGGTCGCGAGCTCGACGTAGGACAGCGAGTCGCCGCCGAGGTCGACGAAGGAGTGCGCCCCGTCGGCGTCGGGACGGCCGAGGACGCGCACGAAGTCCGCGCGGACGGGGTCGAGCCCGGCGACCGCGGCCGGCGCGTCGGCGGACTGCTCGGCGAGGTCGGCCAGCTCGCCGAGCGCGGAGTAGTCGGTCTTCCCCGTGCTGGTGAGCGGGACCTGGGCGAGCACGGTGACGCGTACGGCGTGGGCGGGCAGGCCACTGTGGCTGGTCGCGAGCGACCGGGCCGCCGCACTCGCGCGCCCGTGGGCCAGGAAGACGTGGACCATCCGCTCGGTGGCCACCACCCGGGCGTGGCGGTCGAGGGTGGCGCGCAGCGTCTGCTCGACGGCGTCGAGGTCGATGCGCAGGCCGAAGACCTTGCCGTAGCGGTTACGGCGTCCCACCACCTCGAAGAGGCCGTCGACCCGGCGGGCCAGGTCACCGGTGCGGAGCTCGGTGGTGACCCGGCCGAGCGCGAGGTCGGCGGGCGTCTCGGCGTAGCCCAGCATCACGTTGGGCCCGGTGTAGACCAGCTCGCCGATCCCGGGTCGGTCGTCCACCGTCTCGTCGAGGCGCAGCTCGCCGCCGGGGATGGCCACGCCGATCGCGCCCGGGTGGTCCTCGGCGAGGTCCGGCGGCAGCCAGGCCATGCGC
This sequence is a window from Nocardioides sp. S5. Protein-coding genes within it:
- a CDS encoding NAD-dependent epimerase/dehydratase family protein, which gives rise to MNTVHVVTGAGPVGTTVALQLADAGQQVRLLTRSGSGPDHPSIERRRVDVSRPDALAGAFAGATAVHHCIHGSAYDARVWREELPRAEEAVLEAAGRIGAVVVFPESLYSHGPVDGPITEETPRTATGGKLGVRTDLLARREASATPTVSVAASDFYGPLVRNAHAGERMVPTVLVGRTMRVLGSLDQPHSFTYVPDLAAAMVEAARREDLWNSFLHAPTAAPVTQRRLVEAIATAGGVTVPRTSAVPPWVLHASGLVSREMRELAETSYMFAAPFVMDSTASEQRLGLAPTPMAEGLAATVAWWREQERAAA
- a CDS encoding TetR-like C-terminal domain-containing protein; its protein translation is MRDIVRIGRVHLATDGAAALSLRAVARDLGVVSSAVYRYVASRDELLTLLVVDGYDELGDAVDAALAKVDASDHAERMRVIGRAVRAWALAEPATYALLFGSPVPGYEAPAEQTTGPGTRVVGRLVEVWEDAWRAGEVAVDDGALAPRRLSRDLARIRRQMAITAPDALIARGLFGWAALFGCIGFEVFGQYGADTFAQPGDLFEHHLDALVEAVGLG
- a CDS encoding FAD-binding dehydrogenase, yielding MTTDFTPDVIVVGAGLAGLVATHELALAGKRVLVLDQENRHNLGGQAWWSLGGLLFVDSPEQRRMGIRDSPELAWQDWQGSAQFDRLGDGTDGPGRGEDFWPQRWAQAYVRFAHEEKRDYIRALGLRSLPFVGWAERGDGRANGHGNSVPRFHLTWGTGPEVVRIFAEPVERAEAAGLVRLAFRHRVDELVVEDGAVLGVRGALLAEDDAERGVRSSRDEVGDFEHRAPAVVVTSGGIGHNHELMRRSWPTDRVGAAPEHLISGVPAHVDGRMQAISETAGATMVNRDRMWAYTEGIHNWDPVWPDHAIRILPGPSSMWFDATGKRLEGMSGVPGADSIGAMKQILATGHDYSWFVLTQSIIEKEFALSGSEQNPDITGKDLKFLARTRLAKGAPGPVEAFKEHGVDFVVADDLDELVTGMNELARGPKLDADELRTQVEARDREMDNPFAKDVQVMAIHNARRSRTDKLIRVAKPHKVLDPAHGPLIAVRLNILSRKTLGGLETDLDGQCVAADGSRVPGLYAAGEVAGFGGGGVHGYNALEGTFLGGCIFSGRSVARALAR
- a CDS encoding TetR/AcrR family transcriptional regulator is translated as MTSSPRRTQADRRAGTITALLDATVTCLAERGYAATSTAAVCAEAGVSQGALFRHFPTRQALLVATAEHVAARNVEEFRTTVGSDVDTVDDVAAVLAQLRTVVLSPANQTWRELLVAARADAELRTALLPARESLQAQMLAVAADLWGDRLPAGDLAAVLSIVVNMLDGLAFSALDPDPAAAPGRTVERALRLLAEMIVSHYPQEQS
- a CDS encoding biotin carboxylase N-terminal domain-containing protein, translated to MSLKKVLIANRGEIAVRVIRACKDAGIGSVAVYADPDRDALFVRLADEAHSLGGATPAESYLDIAKIIAIAEKSGADSIHPGYGFLAENADFAQAVMDAGLIWIGPPPAAIEALGDKAKAKHIADRANAPLAPGTKDPVKDADEVVEFAKANGLPVAIKAVFGGGGRGLKVARTLEEIPDAYESAVREAVTAFGRGECLVEKFLDKPRHVETQCLADQHGNVVVVSTRDCSLQRRNQKLVEEAPAPFLTDEQMTELYESSKRILTEAGYYGAGTCEFLVAQDGTISFLEVNTRLQVEHCVSEEVTGIDLVREMFRIAAGEELGYGDPEVRGHSIEFRINAEDGGRNFMPAPGTLSAWSPPSGPGVRLDGGYENGETIPGSFDSLIAKLIVTGTTRTQALERSRRALDEFVVDGMPTVIPFHRAVVSDPAYVGASTPSGEGEFTVYTQWIETEFDNQIEPYSGDSAEAEEAGERQKVVVEVGGRRLEVVLPAGLGGLSAGGPAAGAKKPKRSGKKAGAAASGDAVTSPMQGTIVKVAVTDGQEVAEGDVVVVMEAMKMEQPLKAHRAGTVTGLQAEVGATVTNGAVICEIKD
- a CDS encoding AMP-binding protein; protein product: MTLTSPSPRLPADTSAPVLRHAGSGDAPAVVTDHEVLTHAELARRVADRARAWGPARRLVLVEGANDLDALVAYLAALQHGHVALVVPDGREAQRAAMVAAYDPDIVCTTGAPDDVRRDVSTHELHPELALLLSTSGTTGSPKLVRLSRDNVASNAAAIADYLGLLPDDRAITALPLHYCYGLSVLHSHLVAGASVVLTSLSVVDECFWDLFARTGATSFAGVPHTFDLLATSGFEDRDLPRLRQVTQAGGRLDPDAVRRWSRFGRSHGWDLVVMYGATEATARMAWLPPDLAEDHPGAIGVAIPGGELRLDETVDDRPGIGELVYTGPNVMLGYAETPADLALGRVTTELRTGDLARRVDGLFEVVGRRNRYGKVFGLRIDLDAVEQTLRATLDRHARVVATERMVHVFLAHGRASAAARSLATSHSGLPAHAVRVTVLAQVPLTSTGKTDYSALGELADLAEQSADAPAAVAGLDPVRADFVRVLGRPDADGAHSFVDLGGDSLSYVELATRLADHFPHGLPPGWHTRPLAELEELALAATGTDDEARPRRWARLDTTVALRALAIVFVVASHVDLVGLEGGAHLLLALAGFNFARFQLSGAGGARDRLRHGLSGLAQLVVPSLIWVGGVALLLGTYDLTTALFVREVVNGTEWDDQWQLWFLESLVWITAAALAVSCVPRLHRLERRTPFGFALGVLAVTALARFLDVGLRAGATERYTTLVVAFFFALGWVAARASDTRRRLLVTALAAGLTVGFFGQPHREVIVLGGFLLMLWLPHVSLPPVVARAAGVLAGASLFIYLTHWQVYPALEDAGHPWLALVASLTVGIAYARVVRPVHQAVGRAILASR